The window GTTCTAGCTGTTATTATTGTAACTCTGAAAATTATTTAACTTAAAATTTTCGCTCAATACCATAATCTATGGTAATATATAATGATTTCCTTCTATGATAAGATAGGCATCCCAGTATGTTGAAAATCTACCCTTATTATATGAACTTTTACAATTCCCCTAAGGTTTTTTCTATTGAAACGGTCTCAATAAAAAGAGAAAGTGTTCCGCATACCCTTTCGGTTTCCCAAAAACATAGACAAAACACTTTATAGTATTTAGTTGTATTGTAAAGACAGAATTATATCTTCTGAACAGTTACGTTCGTCACATTGCCACTTCCCGTAGATCCTGTTTCTGTTGCAATAATGGTAGCATTTTGATTGGGAGCTGCTGTAAAACGAATCTGATAACCTGCTGTGGGAGCCACCACTACAGTTGTATAATTCATCAGTTCCCCTACTGTTCCTGAAGCCGCAACCGCATTATAGTGGCTTCCTCTTCCCAGGTAATTAGCATCTGGCACAGGCCTGATACCAATGAGCAGCTGAGTATCTGCGGGCATATTGGTAAAACTTGCCTGCAATGTTATCAGGTAATTCCCAGCCTGATTAAAAGTCATTACTCCCGTTCCGGTATTATAAGAATAGAAAGGAGAAGTTGCTATGGGTGTAGCGAATAATAAAGTTGTAATGGTAGAAGAGCTGATGTTCTGGTTAGCAGCTAAACGTGCATGAAACAGTGAATAAGCGGTAAAATCTATTGTCTTCAGAATTCCGGTAGCATCAGCCACAACAATTCTGTCAGTTCCTCCGATACCTACATTCGAATTAATATTACGGATACGGGCATTTCCAGAGGCCACGTCTAGCTTTTCAGTTGGAGAAGTTGTCCCAATCCCTACTTTAGCACCTGAGGTTACACTGAAATCATTATCCTGCTGAGCTGCAGAAGGAACTCCGGTAGCAGGATTATCTTTGGAACCGTCAATATGAAAACTTGTCTGGGGATTTTGAGTACCTATACCTACTTGCGCGTACGTAAGAAAACTTGAAGTGATAGCGCATACTAACATCATCGTCTGTAATTTTTTCATTAAATGCTGTTTTTTTCTCCTGCAAATAAACAACATTTATCCTGAAAACCAATGAATTATCAATAAGGACTTTACTTGAATTATACAAAATATTAGTTTACAGCAATTTACTGACATTAAAAAGAACGCCTAATCACAACTGATTGAATTATTGAGAGATAGCGCTGTTTTTCTTACCTCTTCAATAGTTTAGTTTATACACCATACCGTAGTAAGGGAAGATAATGGATAAAACAGGACTGCTGAAAGGTATTTACATCAGAATTTTCTTTCAATTACATAATCCAGCATACTATGTAATGATCTTTTTGCTTCAGAATCCGGGAATTCATTCAGAATATCTTTTGCTTTCTGCTGGAAGTCTTTCATCACCGTAATGGCATATTCCAGACCACCTGAACTTTTAACAAATTCTATCAGCTCTTTTACTCTTTTGGGATTGTTATTATAGCGTTTTATGGTATCGAAATAATATTTTCTGTCTTTTTCACCGGCTTCTCTCAGAGTATAAATTAAAGGCAGGGTCATCTTCTGTTCTTTAATATCAATCCCTACAGGTTTACCTATCACGTTTGAACTCAGATAATCAAAAAGGTCATCTTTAATCTGGAATGCCATTCCTGTAAAGGTTCCGAAATCCATCATCTTCTTGGCAAGAGCTTCATCTGCGTTGTTGGAAAGAACACCTATTTCACAGCAGGCAGCAATCAGCGTAGCGGTCTTCTGACGGATAATTTCATAGTAAACATCTTCTGTGATATCCAGTTTTCTGGCTTTTTCCAACTGAAGAAGCTCACCTTCAGACATTTCGCGGATAGTTCTGGAAATTACTCCCAAAAGGTCATAATCTTTATGGTCTGTAGATAGTAAAACGGATTTTGACAAAAGGTAATCGCCTACCAAAACCGCAATTTTATTCTTCCATAAAGCATTAATTGAAAAGAAATTACGTCGCTTAAAGCTTTCGTCCACCACATCATCATGAACCAAGGTAGCCGTATGAATCAGCTCGATCATAGAGGCACCGCGATAGGTTTTTTCTGTCACCTCTCCTACCAGTTTGGCGCAAAGAAACACAAACATAGGACGCATCTGCTTTCCTTTGGTGGTAACAATAAAACGGGTTACCTTATCCAATAAAGCTACTTTACTCTGCATTGATTCATAAAACTTCTGTTCAAAAAGCTTCATTTCATCATTGATCGGTCGTTTAATCTCTTCTACAATGTTTGCCACAATCTGCGAATGCTGGGTGAATAATTATTAATTCTCACAAAGATAATTTTTTTC of the Chryseobacterium aureum genome contains:
- a CDS encoding polyprenyl synthetase family protein, with amino-acid sequence MANIVEEIKRPINDEMKLFEQKFYESMQSKVALLDKVTRFIVTTKGKQMRPMFVFLCAKLVGEVTEKTYRGASMIELIHTATLVHDDVVDESFKRRNFFSINALWKNKIAVLVGDYLLSKSVLLSTDHKDYDLLGVISRTIREMSEGELLQLEKARKLDITEDVYYEIIRQKTATLIAACCEIGVLSNNADEALAKKMMDFGTFTGMAFQIKDDLFDYLSSNVIGKPVGIDIKEQKMTLPLIYTLREAGEKDRKYYFDTIKRYNNNPKRVKELIEFVKSSGGLEYAITVMKDFQQKAKDILNEFPDSEAKRSLHSMLDYVIERKF